The DNA segment ATCCCAAGCTTGAGCATGGGGGTGTCCTTTAGCTAAATCAGCTGCATGTGCGGCTATTTTATACGCTATAACCCCGGTCTTCACATCATCTCGATTAGGTAAACCAAGATGCTCTTTAGGAGTTACATAACAGAGAAGTGCAGTGCCAAGAGCTCCAATATTGGCTGCACCAATGGCTGAGGTTATGTGATCATATCCAGGAGCAATATCGGTGGTCAGAGGTCCAAGAGTGTAGAATGGTGCTTCATTACACCATTCCAGCTGCTTTTGCATATTCTCAGGAATCTTGTGCATTGGAATATGTCCAGGGCCTTCATTCATGACCTGTATACATGATGTGTCATCTTGGATGAAGAAAAAACATCTTAAACGAGTACTTTATGAATATGATTCGTTTGATCAATCAAATTACGATTATAAGACCCAGATAAAataaagttcgacgataaaataaaatcataacttGGGGACTACTAAATTGTCAAGTGATCTTTCATATTGCCAAACTAAGTACAGGTAATAAAATTTCTTTTTGTTACCTGTACATCCTTTTCCCAAGCTCTTCGGGTCAATTCGCCCTGAGTTAAGAGTTCTGCAAACTGAGCAGTATCATTAGCATCATAAATTGATCCAGGCCTCAATCCATCACCGATTGACAATGATATGTCATACTGATTACAAATGTCTAGAATCTCATCCCAATGCTCATACGCAAAGTTCTCTCTGTGATATGTTAGGCACCATTTTGCATGAATGGACCCTCCACGAGAAACGATTCCGGTCATCCTCTTAGCTGTTAGAGGGATGTACCGGAGCAGAACTCCAGCATGAATCGTAAAGTAATCAACACCTTGTTCGGCTTGTTCAATTAGTGTGTCCCTGAAAATTTCCCAGCTAAGATTCTCAGCGATCCCGTTGACCTTTTCCAGAGCTTGATAGATGGGAACAGTTCCAACCGGTACAGCAGAGTTGCGTAAGATCCATTCACGAGTTTCATGGATGTGACGTCCAGTTGAAAGATCCATAATGGTATCAGCACCCCACATTGTTGCCCATTGAAGCTTGTGAACCTCTTCCTCAATGGAACTTACAACAGCAGAGTTTCCAATATTAGCATTTACTTTCACCAAGAAGTTGCGCCCAACTATCATCGGCTCCAACTCTAAGTGCTTCTTGTTTGAGGGAATGATTGCACGGCCACGAGCAACTTCTGATCTCAGATATTCTGGGTCGAGCTTTTCACGAGCAGCACAGTATGCCATCTCTTCAGTAATGATACCTTGCTTGGCATAGTACATCTGAGTAAACCTTGGTCCTCCCAATTTCTCTCTTCTGTCAATCCACTCCTTCCTCAATTTTGGGAGTCCTGTTCAACATACCATTTCCTTATATTTTTTAGCATCTGAACCGAAAAACCTAGATATGACCAAGATATTCACAAAAACTTTTTATGAAGTTTGAAAATTCAATAATATATGCAGCATGCATGAGTTTGTCATACACCCGAGTAATCTCAAACACCTATGCAATCACGACAGTAAAGTAAGGAGAAGGACGAGTCTGAACAAATTGGAAAAAAATTGAGAATGATAAGACAAATGCTTACCAAGACGTGGATTGATGTTCTGCGGACCACTGGTGTCATAGGTGTCAAAAGGTGGGTTTTCACCAGATAGATGGATCCGTCGGAATGGAACTCTAAGCAAATGACCAGATAGTTCGTGCACGACTTCCCTGAAAAAGAAGCATCACTACCTTAGACATGTTTCAACATAAAAGAAAAGATTCGCTAACTTTAATTAAACTGGAAATTATCATTTACAGTTTCAACCTCACGAGCTACAATGGAAGTCATCTATTTTATAGAAATACTCACACATGTTCTTTCGAGCTTTTAGGAAAGCATTCTTCAAAGGATGGAAGTGGAAGAAAGTCAGGAGCACTAGGATCTTCCGTGTGCTTCCGTTGCTTAACCTTTTCTTTATTGGTTGCTGGGGGATCAAAGGTTAATGTAGCTTTGGGGCCTGCAAAAGAAGAGGAGTCGATATCCTTTCTATGTAAACTAGTAACCTGTCCATTCACATCAATCCCACGGAAGAAGGAGCTGTTCAGAAATTTCAGGGAAGTCGAATGATTTCTGTTGTTGCATACGACTGATGCCAGACTAGTTTGCATCGACGCCATCTCTGGTTATGCAATcaaaaaacaatcaaacaagatTCCCTTTTATTAAACTGTTAAACCGATGTACTGAGGATATATAATTGACAATTAGGATAAGATAAAGTATCAGCAGAAGAGCAAACCAAACTGATGCCAAATTGAAAATACAGTTAACGCAAAGATTAGTGATAAACTCTGTTCTATCCATGAAAACTATCATACCATTCTCAAACAAGATCAAAAATTGCAACTGTAGCAACAAGTGTCTTAAGGATGCATTCTACAAgaataaaaatgaaataataaTCCAATAAAATCTCAAATCCATTCTGACAAGTTCCAGAATAAACCCCTTTTACCATGCCAAATCATAACCGTTACTTTCAAGGTAAAAATGGTTCACGTATCTAAAGCTTCTTCCTTTTCAATCTTTCATGCAAAACTTGAGCTCAGTGATAAGGGATCCTTGAGAATGTGACAGGTAAGTATTGATCAATCCACTATCATCCAAGAACTCGCACGGGAAATCAAGGTAAAGAATAACTAGATTTTCAAACCCATCAAATATCACACATCCAAAAACAACCGAAAagttaatcaaataaattaaacattatcttcataaaaaaaaaaaaaaaatcaccacCGCAATCCATGCATTCAATAATCCTACGCTGCACACTCAGTAACCTAGAAATACAGAAATGGCGGTCAACCAAGCAGCATGCAGAAGAATTTAGCTGAAATCTACAAACTTTTTAAACCATGATTTTTAACCCGGATCGTCAAACACAGGAAAAggcgaaaaaaaaaaagaaaaagggaaaAACAACACGCACCTTAGCCGATGATTTGTCACTGAGAGGGACGCCTCGCTATGTGTGAAGCAAAATGGAGTGAGAGCAGATTCAATCTACACCCCGCGTTTATATATCCGAGAAAAAGCCACAAAAAAGCGGACTGATTCAGATTTCGTgtaacaaataataaataattggaTCTTTAAGGGGGATTTATATTTCTTTAAGTCACAAATATCCTTTGCAAAAGACGAATTCCGGAAAAAATATCGTCTCTACACCTCACCATAAAATCATCATTTTGTTGATATGTGTTAAAGGAGTTTGTTGAATAGTCTTTAATGCAAAAGCATCTAGCAACTTAATTTGAATTGGAGGATATTATATTACATTAttatatgaaaaattatttttgtccCATGAGTCTGTCACTTTCAAtctcttttttgtttttgttttttaccATTTTAGTAGTACACGTCAATATGATGCTGATGTTGAAGTGATATTTATAACCCTATgttaggattttcgaaaaaaaaaatcgtcaaaaatcaaaatatataaaattaaaattaaagtataaaaatataaaaaaatcaaaatgacaACGTTATCGAACCAAAATTACAATTTTCACTATATTATATCATTGAAAGTAGAAGAtatgttatttatatttttatatatcttataaaggATCATTCATACGCATTTGTAATTTTGCCACGTACTAATTCTTAAATTGTATCATTCACGTATGTTTTCTACACGATTTCGGTTAGATTTCAACttaccaatgatagatctaatgtctcATTATTTGAaacgtcaacaatatataattaattacgtctatgtgtaaaaatacgaaccgttggatgcatgatttggatattACTCATATGCTAGGATCTCATCCACCACGATTTCATCTAAGTTGGAATtacattattaatttttttttaagtgggattacattattattgttattattattattattattattattttaacatTAAGCCCGGGGTGTCAAATTTGAATCCAATCCACGGACTCGAGCCCACTCGAAAAATAACAAGTTAAAGTTTGAAAGTTTTCAAGTTTGAATTGGACCCACATTTGATCTGGAATAAAGTAATCGGATTCGGtaaaatttttcttattattattttttttgcataGAATTTagaaaattctaatattttttatatgttgtatatatgtttgAAACCATTCTGGAACCAGAAAAACATAGAGATCGCATTATCATaggatattacaaatcaatGTAGGATATTACAAAATCATACATAGGATATTACCAAATAATTTGATTATCAGTTCTCAAAAAAATCGCTCGAAAACGCCTAAACGTCATTACACGGCTAAAATGGCTAAAGAGCTGAAAGATAACTTTTAATCAAAAATTTGAACATGTGATTTAACCTACTGATTTAACCCATAATAACTTGATTTATGTTTTatgaatccataaacaaaataagaaccaagttataaataattatattgtcAGCTCATGATTTAGTACAAAATAGTTTTAGCCTGCCATTTAGGCtaaatacaaaaatattaaaaatttaaatataaacaaaatttaaaaagaacAAGGAAACTTACAATAAAACAAGTGGTAGTTTTATTTCTGAAATCTCCAAGAAAATAATTGCAAGAGAGTTTCTAAGAGAGAGTAGTATTCTAAAATGCAGCGTACTTACAAGACTAAAAACTATCATATAAATAGAGGAAAGAGCCGGACATGAAACCCCggattataaaaataaataaaaaatagtatAACCAATAATACAACTTTACTTTGTAAAAGTAAATAATTCCAAACTACTTTATTAAAGTAGTGCATCAATTTCTTTAGTGGTCCTTACCACTTTGAGTGGTCTGCCATCATCGTGGTCCTTGGTGGCCATCATAACCATCTTGATTTTTCAAACCTTTATTAATGGTAGTCGCATCATGTCATCACATCATGTCTCTTGGTAGTTGTTGATGAATGCATTCTGGAGTTTTCGGATATTTTCTCATACAATGCTGAAATTTAGCATTATGATATTTGAttgatttcttgatttctttgagAATCCTTTTCCTTTGTGGATAAAAGTAGTTGTGAGGACTCGGgcactaatctctcaaatcataatgattaatccaagatcatgaattaacaCCAAGCAATCAAGCAAGCAAAggctaaaaaattttttttttataagactgcactgcgcgcgcgcgagctcgcccctcgcgcgtgcgcagctcAATGGGGCAGCAGCCCCCAAGGCCTGGCCTGGCCTGCGCGTGCGCGCGAGCAggggctcgcccgtgcgcaggccagacgtccaaaaaaataaaatagcacaAGGTTGCTGCTGTCAAAACTTTCCCATGCCAATTCTGAACATCTAAACAAAATATAACAAAGCTAACATGAATCTCATACATGCTACAATGATATACCAATGCCAACAAGAGTCTTAAACATGCTACTAGTTCCAagtataaatcacataatagaATGCTAATAATTCTTGACACCTATCCAAGGGAATAACATTATGTTCATGCCAACTCCCCTAAAATAACATCAAGACTAGAAGCATAATTATACAAAAAACTTCAAAGCCACATCATAAGATGCTACAACAAGTAGAGTTTCAACTCTTCACATAAACAATCTCAAGTTTACATGTAGAACCTACAAAAAGTAACTCAACTAGATTTCAAGGTAGCAACATCATATACATCTAGATTAAAGGCTAGTCTCAAGCTTTAATACAAACATCAAAACATGAAAAGATATTAAAGTCTCAACCAATGTTTCAACAACTCAACATTGGAATCCAAATCTAACAACATTGGAATCCAAATCTAACATGTTTGacaaaacataaacttcttctaacactcgagtctccactctaatctctcaatctctcgcTTTCCTGTCAAATCCGACTCGCTtactcttcaacctgatgcaatgcacacatacaagcaaaacaacagccggataactccggtgagaataaatctcagtatgaaaggcATCTATATAAAACAAGTAAATATAACTCAACAAGTAAATCTACTATCACAATCATCATTTCCTTATACCCTTACTTGTCGAatatatttcaaagaaaattcaTTTAGAACATAAAGACTCAAAGACAAGTCGAGGGTTCAAGGATTCAAGTCTCACAgaattgatatttttaaaattcatttcgttgggatcccgggaatataataaggccacaaatcaagcctcccacctacactcccgctcgaggtgaTAACAATCTCGTATTTCCTGAACTGTGAACACTATACTGAGAACCGTGGTaaaaagaaatcaagtcagatctctagcctctcatatacaagttaaccacgtccaatattttcttttcgattctgttttcaaggtttcgaaagCATTGTGGCTCAAGAGGTTTACTATCAACTCTAAAATCAATCTACCACAACTCAACAAGCATATTATGTTTGaatcaaacaactcaaatatCAAACAAATCAACTAAGTCAAGTAATTCATGTAAATCATaaaagattaagtaaaacaactaatcatgcatgtatgtgatttaataaactcaaaaaccaccacattctcgagttattctacctgtcgaggttaatgtcgaatcatacctttcttCTCTTATTCTAAACTTCTCAAACTCTTGCAACTTCTGATCACACAAGCTTctacaaaatctgctcaaacctTCTTGTTATTTCAACTCTAGTTGTGTCCAACTTGTAGCTCATGTCAATTCAATTCCGGACTCGTCGAATCGACTTCGATACCTTTCAAATTAAATCTGAATTAAAGTGTTTACAAGTCATATATTAGCATTCAATTTCATCTAATCTCATAATTGCTTTAACACTTCAAAACTTTCCAAGATAACCGACATTCAAACCGGTATCGTATCGGTTACAAACCGGCACCGAGAAGTCCTATCTATTAATTCTAAAAACTTACACAACCTTCAAACATTGCTATCTaattcatatcaatatcatttcatcactacaatttcgaaatcaacatctcaatttttcaaaaattcatcaaactaaaattgacggcgtaacggctcgaattcggtaattccaaaagcataaacacCATCAATACTATACTTCAAACCTATTTCCATACTCAATTCAATCCATATCACACGAAATCAGTAACCCAAAAATTCCAGATATTTCagaaaatattcaataattcaaaaacatgttcaaacgacgatcttttctaaATCCGGCTAAGATacgctatcgtcgtatatactagaacacgtttatacaatcaaatcgtaattctaaaaacatctcaaaattaaaacatggtagaatttagccaaacttacgtcaaagtgtagcactcgaagccgtgatcgcgaatatacgatcaatttgaaattctaccggCCGGATCGAATTCTATTAATTTTGGAAGACAAGAATCGACCAtggttcttcttttctcctCTCTCTTGGTCTTGGCTGTAAATTCTGATGAAATACATGCAATTACATAGGGATCTACACGTGTGATCCCCACTTGCAAGTGCTATTTGCACTTTGACCCCTAAACTTTTGGACAATTGCAAATCAGTTcccgaacaagcgatttaattcaatttcaatcctaaataatttaagaataatagaatttaactctaaactccaaatattcttaaattaaaaattcttggattaaaatcgcattttagtccttgaacttctcaatatttgcaaattggtccctactcgagtttcttcttcaaattaaatcctctttaattccaaaactcggaatttaaatcttaatctcataaatattcaattataatatttattctcttaatttaagaatctcggaatttaatttccaaatatccgtaaattctcaaattaaatattttcggctcgtaAATTACATATCTAACTTCCATAAtttccaaattgaatattttccaaatacgaaatttaaatctctaattccgtaataaatattaatattttcagggtcttacaattcctcccttctaaggaatgatttcgtcctcgaaatcgcattcaatcGTACTACTGAATCTCGTAGACTGTAAAGCTGACCGAAGTAATTCTTACTTCAATTCTAAGAGCttagatatattttttaatatcttatcttcttctttctttctgatCAAAATCTGTATCTATTATTCATCAAATCATAATGAAATTTCTTTCTGAATCAGATATTGCTTCGGAGAGAACATTTCTCACTGAACATTTTGTTCAAGTTTCAAACTCTGACTCTATCTAATCTGCTCTGTTCAAATTCAGTACGAATCAATCTTCATATTCTCTGTCTTTTATCAAGCCACATCTGATCTGATCACCGATACTGTTGCAATACCGAATCATCACAAAGAAACTTCTGCTTTTCTTCTCATTTCTTAATCAAAAACACGATTTCTATATCAATCGAGTAACGGTTACAGGAATTGCAATAAGCAAGTGGCAAAATCTATCAGTTAGTATCGAATCagatactatagttctgagcattttCTCAAATCTGGATAGTCACCTTAGACAATCCATCAATCAAAGGGTGGTATAAAGCAATCAAACACTCAGAACTTCTGAAAATCGATGCCACAATCTACCAACTAAATCTCAaatctctatctcgacaataaatttcaacaatttcctgtaatttcatcatatcactAACTTCTTAACAACTAGCAACTCATATCGATATTACAGCTAATACAGCATATTCTTGAATCAGACGAATCTATTTCAATACAAATCGCAAACtcatgatgatttgagtaattTTGAACTAAAATCTGTCGAAAAAATATTCTTGTTTCGACTTTAGAGTTGCTAAACTGAATCATAGATCACTCagtttcttcttttctgcttctattACTTGAAACGTAGGTATCGAAAACGCAATTCTTTCATATCGTCTTCCATTTTCTTTTACTAATACTGattttcaagtaattcatacaACATTTCCaaacaactgaatggatatatAATCTGTTGTAGTGTGCCTCTTTCAGAATGTGATATCTCATGTCTAGATTATCTGGCACAATCAAACGAATATTCATCTCAAAGTCCAGTATCTCTGATCTGCTATCTTGTCTCAtatctcaagttcaaaacaaagTCTTTAATCAGTTGATcaagaattcttctaattttcttctttctatttctCAAGTTCTGGAAAAAAATCatacaatcaatccaaaactctTACTGATACTCTGAATCAAactttctatcagttacgagccaacaacatcaaaatatactgaatacatatatcaattgatcaacaactcttgaaattcataatcaaagaaactcACTGAAGTCAAGGCCATCCAAAGagcaaatattctgaatgacaaaatctgctaagtgaaaacaactcacttgcatctcgaCTTTAAGCGAGTGAATAAAATAAGACTCTATCAAGGAATAAGAGCCAATCAAAATCAATCGAGGTTGAATACAAAACCTcataatcgatatcaagaaattcaagagtcATGATCCTATGATATAATAGATTCAGCAACATCAAAGagaaggctcaactgtaactgattttcataattATCTTATCAGATCTCTAAATTCTTCCCaaataatcatgattgatcCATAAACTTATTCAATACCCAAAATAAAGCGGAACCTGAATTTGGGAACTCGTACTATATTTCAAGTAACACAatcaacttcaattcaatcttatttctttcaAACTATAATTCAGCTTTTCAGATTTAATTACTGATATCTACTTTCATAGCCGTTTACTAAGGTTAGCACATAGCAATTACAGCATCCAAAGGCTCAACATacaaataatataacataatCAATTACTCAACTATATCTGTATGCAATGCACCCATATTCATAAATATGCAGGCAGATTAATCAAATCTTATAATTACCTGCAGTCTCGTCATCTGGTGCAGTTTGAGCTCAATCATCTGTAGATGCTTGTTGCTTAAAAGTTGGATCTTCATTCAGATTTCTCCTCGTTCCCCATGGATTAGGACACACTCTCGAAAAATGTCCCACTTGATAGCAACGATGACATTTTCCTAAAGTTCCTCGGCATTCATCGCTAGCATGTTTTCCTCCACAGTGAGTACAATATTCACCGGCATATTCTGCTTTCTCACCCAGACCAAGCTGCTTCGATCTGCTAGAGCTAGAAGAGCTACTCCCAAACGTCTTGAACTGTTGCCTCAAATGCTTTAACCGCTCTTCACTTCCACTAACACTACCTCCTGCCTCATATCTGCTCTGTGATGCCAAATGTGACTGAAAATGCGGTTTTTCGAAATGCTGAGGCACAATTGAACTTTCTTTCTGTCTCATAAAACCGGTTTCAGCTCTTTTAGCCCTGTCAATAGCGTCTGCCAATCTATTCGGTCGCCCAACATCTATCCATGCATAAATTTccggattcagtccattgataAACAAATTTGTTTGGACTTCTTCCTCCTGAATCACGTGAGGAACAAATCGGAGCAAGCTGGAGAATTTAGCAACATACCTGTCTATAGTCATATTTCCTTGTTGCAAGTTAACAAATTCTCCTGCTCTATCTTCTCTATAAGATTTCGGAAGAAATCGTTGACAAAATTCAGTCGTAAATACCTTCCAAGAAATTACTATACCTCTGTTTTCCAGACATTGTTTCGTCGCAAaccaccaacttcttgctaaatCTTGCAGTTGGTATACGACTAGCTTGATTCTTCGGTCATCAGAGTATTCTAAAGATTCAAACAATTGATCAAGCTATTCTAACCAACCTTCACAAGCACTGGTATCTTCGGTCCCTTTCAAAGTTGGCGGATTATACGTTTGAAATCGTTCAAATAGCACCTCCATCGGTGTGAGTGTAGCATCCATCGATTCTGATAGTTTACTACAATACTGATCTGTTTAGTCGAAGGTAATTAATTCACTTGCGGAGTACTGTTCAGTTcaatctggggtgcttacatcacccaaataaCCTGACTTACCTCAAAATAAGATTCATAAGCAACACAGAGATTatactattcaaatcattaaaatacatataatctcatgctttgcCATACTACCCATGCTTACAACTCTTCATGCTATTCAAAGAAACATGCTCACaaggaattcaaaaattcatgtgAATTCACATAATCAGGTAAACACGTAAGCATATAATTCCTTCAATCAGTAAATCATGTTTGCATACATTATATCAAAGTAATTAAAGCATAAATCAAGCAATACTAAAAATGCCtgcgactcgatctaccccgctcaacttctatcttattccaagaacttatgctctgataccacctgttgtaatggactgggcctctgcGCTCTGCTAACCCACTCTGGGCCGGCCCAGCCATACTCATGGCCTCTTTCCCTCCTGGTGGGGaatttcatgccctccccaagacttgaaccttgcactccaggaTAAGTACAAAGTCCACTCAGtcttggtaccattgagctagactagctcaatggtaccaagaCTGAGTGGACTTTGTACTTATCCTGGAGTTCAAGGTTCAAGTCTTGGTAAGGGCATAAAATTCCTCACCAGGAAGGGAAGAGGCCATGAGTATGGATGGGCCGGCCCAGAGTGGGTTAGCAGAGCGCAGAGAcccagtccattacataaaagggcgccctttttatgtaatggactgggcctctgcGCTCTGCTAACCCTCTCTGGGCCGGCCCAGCCATACTCATGGCCTCTTCCCCTCCTAGTGGGGaatttcatgccctccccaagacttgaaccttgcactccaggaTAAGTACAAAGTCCACTCAGtcttggtaccattgagctagtggactttgtacttatcctggagtgcaaggttcaagtcttggggagggcatgaaattCCCCACCAGGAGGGGAAGAGGCCATGAGTATGGCTGGGCCGGCCCAGAGAGGGTTAGCAGAGCgcagaggcccagtccattacacctgttgtgaggactcgggcactaatctctcaaatcataatgattaatccaagatcatgaattaacaCCAAGCAATCAAGCAAGCAAAggctaaatttattttttttcatataagACTGCACTGCGCGCGCGTGCGCAGCTCAATGGGGCAGCAGCCCCCAAGGCCTGGCCTGCGCGCGCGTGAGCAGGGGCTCGCCCGTGCGCTGGCCAGacgtccaaaaaaataaaacagcaCAAGGTTGCTGCTGTCAAAACTTTCCCATGCCAATTCTGAACATCTAAACAAAATATAACAAAGCTAACATGAATCTCATACATGCTACAATGATATACCAATGCTAACAAGAGTCTTAAACATGCTACTAGTTCCAagtataaatcacataatagcaTGCTAATAATTCTTGACACCTATCCAAGGGAATAAAAACATGTTCATGCCAACTCCCCTAAAATAACATCAAGACTAGAAGCATAATTatacaagaaacttcaaagccACATCATAAGATGCTACAACAAGTAGAGTTCCAACTCTTCACATAAACAATCTCAAGTTTACATGTAGAACCTACAAAAAGTAACTCAACTAGATTTCAAGGTAGCAACATCTTATACATCTAGATTAAAGGCTAGTCTCAAGCTTTAATACAAACATCAAAACATGAAAAGATATTAAAGTCTCAACCAATGTTTCAACAACTCAACATTGGAATCCAAATCTAACATGTTTGacaaaacataaacttcttctaacacccgagtctccactctaatctctcaatctctcgcTTCCCTGTCAAGTTCGACTCGCTtactcttcaacctgatgcaatgcacacatacaagcaaaacaacagccagataactccggtgagaataaatctcagtatgaaagacatctatATAAAACAAGTAAATATAACTCAACAAGTAAATCTACTATCACAATCATCATTTCCTTATACCCTTACTTGTCGAatatatttcaaagaaaaatcATTCAGAACATAAAGACTCAAAGACAAGTCGAGGGTTCAAGGATTCAAGTCTCACAGaatcgatattttcaaaaatcatttcGTTGGGATCCCGGAAATATAATAAGGCCACaaatcaagcctcccacctacactcccgctcgaggtggtaacA comes from the Henckelia pumila isolate YLH828 chromosome 1, ASM3356847v2, whole genome shotgun sequence genome and includes:
- the LOC140876096 gene encoding phosphomethylpyrimidine synthase, chloroplastic isoform X1 — encoded protein: MDCGEMASMQTSLASVVCNNRNHSTSLKFLNSSFFRGIDVNGQVTSLHRKDIDSSSFAGPKATLTFDPPATNKEKVKQRKHTEDPSAPDFLPLPSFEECFPKSSKEHVEVVHELSGHLLRVPFRRIHLSGENPPFDTYDTSGPQNINPRLGLPKLRKEWIDRREKLGGPRFTQMYYAKQGIITEEMAYCAAREKLDPEYLRSEVARGRAIIPSNKKHLELEPMIVGRNFLVKVNANIGNSAVVSSIEEEVHKLQWATMWGADTIMDLSTGRHIHETREWILRNSAVPVGTVPIYQALEKVNGIAENLSWEIFRDTLIEQAEQGVDYFTIHAGVLLRYIPLTAKRMTGIVSRGGSIHAKWCLTYHRENFAYEHWDEILDICNQYDISLSIGDGLRPGSIYDANDTAQFAELLTQGELTRRAWEKDVQVMNEGPGHIPMHKIPENMQKQLEWCNEAPFYTLGPLTTDIAPGYDHITSAIGAANIGALGTALLCYVTPKEHLGLPNRDDVKTGVIAYKIAAHAADLAKGHPHAQAWDDALSKARFEFRWMDQFALSLDPMTAMSFHDETLPSDGAKVAHFCSMCGPKFCSMKITEDVRKFAEEHGYGTAEEAIQQGMDAMSAEFLAAKKTISGEQHGESGGEIYLPEDYIKSKTT
- the LOC140876096 gene encoding phosphomethylpyrimidine synthase, chloroplastic isoform X2, which codes for MASMQTSLASVVCNNRNHSTSLKFLNSSFFRGIDVNGQVTSLHRKDIDSSSFAGPKATLTFDPPATNKEKVKQRKHTEDPSAPDFLPLPSFEECFPKSSKEHVEVVHELSGHLLRVPFRRIHLSGENPPFDTYDTSGPQNINPRLGLPKLRKEWIDRREKLGGPRFTQMYYAKQGIITEEMAYCAAREKLDPEYLRSEVARGRAIIPSNKKHLELEPMIVGRNFLVKVNANIGNSAVVSSIEEEVHKLQWATMWGADTIMDLSTGRHIHETREWILRNSAVPVGTVPIYQALEKVNGIAENLSWEIFRDTLIEQAEQGVDYFTIHAGVLLRYIPLTAKRMTGIVSRGGSIHAKWCLTYHRENFAYEHWDEILDICNQYDISLSIGDGLRPGSIYDANDTAQFAELLTQGELTRRAWEKDVQVMNEGPGHIPMHKIPENMQKQLEWCNEAPFYTLGPLTTDIAPGYDHITSAIGAANIGALGTALLCYVTPKEHLGLPNRDDVKTGVIAYKIAAHAADLAKGHPHAQAWDDALSKARFEFRWMDQFALSLDPMTAMSFHDETLPSDGAKVAHFCSMCGPKFCSMKITEDVRKFAEEHGYGTAEEAIQQGMDAMSAEFLAAKKTISGEQHGESGGEIYLPEDYIKSKTT